A stretch of the Nicotiana tabacum cultivar K326 chromosome 6, ASM71507v2, whole genome shotgun sequence genome encodes the following:
- the LOC107790327 gene encoding uncharacterized protein LOC107790327, whose amino-acid sequence MAAVERRPPEPDAADADDNSIHVSLIDAIQNFTDLDISLNKLERFLRVLGFCQYSILSTGLSWLAFFVISIIVPLLVDFSYCSNCERYKIDHFELEVLVSQSIAAATSLLCISHNLRKYRIRKLLFVDRYHGQLTQFSALYLKKIRAFYYLVVSWMTICFLLKITREVTRAVYLYNGSVLWSIGIVVASLVSWAYSTIIFLVGTALFHLVGNLQIIHFEHFGELLEMDMDVSVYINEHMRLTYYLCKISHRFRMFLLLEYLIITASQCTVLLQTTTNRGIINFINAGDFAVLSIVQLLGLVICLNAAAKISHRAQGLGSVASRWHALVTCNNNDTSVSGLPSDGKNGETPTTVSQLPVNYSEGDLESADCMPPPTNIQLTSTMSPYHKRQAFVAYVQSNHGGFSIFGWMVDRLLINTLFFVEMTLVTFLLGMTLTIKVR is encoded by the exons ATGGCCGCCGTCGAACGCCGTCCACCGGAACCCGACGCCGCCGACGCCGACGACAACTCGATTCACGTCTCGCTTATAGACGCTATTCAAAACTTCACTGATCTCGACATTTCCTTAAATAAGCTTGAACGCTTTCTCCGAGTTTTAGGCTTTTGTCAGTACTCTATTTTAAGCACCGGTCTCTCCTGGCTGGCCTTTTTTGTCATTTCAATTATTGTGCCTCTTCTCGTAGACTTCAGTTACTGCTCTAATTGTGAGCGGTATAAGATTGATCACTTTGAGCTCGAGGTTCTTGTAAGCCAATCTATTGCCGCCGCCACATCGTTGCTGTGCATCTCACACAATCTTCGTAAATATCGCATCAGGAAATTGCTTTTCGTGGATCGATACCATGGTCAATTGACTCAGTTTAGTGCGCTGTACCTCAAGAAGATACGG GCcttttattatttggtggtttcATGGATGACAATTTGCTTTTTGCTGAAGATAACTCGTGAAGTCACTAGGGCTGTGTATCTTTACAATGGTTCTGTGTTGTGGTCAATTGGAATTGTGGTTGCTTCACTTGTATCATGGGCATATTCTACCATTATCTTTCTTGTAGGAACTGCTCTGTTTCATCTAGTGGGCAATTTACAAATTATACACTTCGAACATTTTGGCGAGCTTTTGGAAATGGATATGGATGTCTCAGTTTATATCAATGAACATATGCGTCTGACTTATTATTTGTGTAAAATTAGCCACAGGTTTAGAATGTTCCTCCTACTGGAGTACTTGATAATCACAGCCAGCCAATGTACAGTTCTATTACAGACAACTACAAATCGAGGAATTATCAACTTCATAAATGCTGGTGATTTTGCG GTATTATCAATTGTTCAACTGCTTGGACTAGTTATATGTCTGAATGCAGCTGCAAAGATATCGCATAGAGCACAAGGCCTTGGATCAGTAGCCAGTAGATGGCATGCACTAGTTACATGTAATAACAATGACACTTCTGTCTCCGGACTTCCATCTGATGGTAAAAATGGTGAAACACCAACAACAGTGAGCCAGTTGCCTGTAAACTATTCAGAAGGTGATCTGGAATCCGCTGATTGTATGCCTCCACCTACAAACATACAACTCACTTCTACTATGTCGCCATATCACAAGAGACAAGCATTCG TGGCTTATGTGCAGTCTAACCATGGTGGTTTTAGCATTTTTGGATGGATGGTCGATCGATTACTCATTAACACACTTTTCTTCGTTGAGATGACGTTGGTTACTTTTCTACTCGGGATGACTCTAACAATAAAAGTTAGGTGA
- the LOC107790326 gene encoding 4-coumarate--CoA ligase-like 9, with product MDPRNGYCPQTKTFHSLRQPVPLPPLTEPLSIIQYTLSLLNSPTTGINVNATTFLIDATTGHRLSYADFLQKIQSLASSLQTRFPSLSKNDVAFVLSPPSPHIPIVYFALLSLGIVVSPANPLSSTAEVSHMIQLCKPAIAFATSSTAVKLPSLPLGTILLDSPEFLAMIQAPVSAPVSYPIIHQSDSAAILYSSGTTGKVKGVELTHRNLIALITGLYYNKFNNAADEGEKAEQEVSFMTLPMFHVFGFFMLIRLAAFGETVVIIERFDFEKMLEAVEKYRVTYIPVSPPLVVAMAKSDLALKYDLSSLKLLACGGAPLGKEVAERFKSRFPNVMIIQGYGLTETTGGATGMSGPEESDRYGSAGRLAVNAEAKIVDPDSGETLPPGQRGELWIRGPTIMKGYVGDKQATSATLDSEGWLKTGDLCYFDADGFLYVVDRLKELIKYKAYQVPPAELEHLLQSIPDVADAAVIPYPDEEAGEIPMAYIVRRPGSTISESQIIDAIAKQVAPYKKIRRVAFINAIPKSPAGKILRRELVNHASSGASARL from the exons ATGGATCCAAGGAATGGCTATTGCCCACAAACTAAAACTTTCCATAGCCTAAGACAACCAGTCCCATTGCCACCGTTAACAGAACCTCTTTCTATCATCCAATACACCCTCTCTCTTCTCAACTCACCGACCACCGGAATCAATGTCAACGCCACCACTTTCCTTATTGACGCCACCACCGGCCACCGCCTCTCTTACGCCGACTTCCTTCAAAAAATTCAATCTCTTGCTTCTTCTCTCCAAACCCGTTTTCCTTCCCTTTCTAAAAACGATGTCGCTTTTGTTCTCTCCCCTCCTTCACCCCATATTCCAATTGTATACTTCGCACTCCTCTCTCTAGGGATTGTTGTTTCTCCAGCTAATCCACTGTCTTCCACTGCCGAGGTAAGTCACATGATTCAGCTGTGTAAACCCGCCATTGCTTTTGCAACTTCCTCTACTGCCGTTAAACTGCCGTCGCTTCCCCTTGGCACTATTCTACTCGATTCCCCTGAATTCCTCGCCATGATTCAAGCTCCCGTTTCTGCTCCCGTCTCTTACCCAATCATTCACCAGTCCGATTCAGCTGCTATTCTCTACTCTTCTGGAACTACTGGGAAAGTAAAAGGTGTTGAGTTAACTCACCGGAATTTAATCGCGTTAATAACCGGTTTGTACTACAACAAATTCAATAATGCTGCTGATGAAGGTGAAAAGGCGGAGCAAGAGGTGTCGTTCATGACGTTGCCGATGTTTCACGTGTTTGGATTTTTTATGCTTATTAGATTAGCGGCGTTCGGGGAGACTGTGGTGATAATTGAGAGATTTGATTTCGAGAAGATGTTGGAGGCGGTGGAGAAGTACAGAGTTACGTACATCCCAGTGTCGCCGCCACTGGTGGTGGCAATGGCGAAGTCGGATTTGGCGTTGAAGTATGATCTCAGCTCACTGAAGCTGCTGGCGTGCGGCGGAGCGCCGCTGGGGAAGGAGGTGGCAGAGCGGTTCAAGAGCAGGTTCCCTAACGTGATGATAATACAA GGATATGGTCTGACCGAGACTACTGGAGGAGCAACAGGGATGAGTGGCCCTGAGGAATCAGACCGGTATGGATCTGCTGGTCGCCTTGCTGTGAATGCGGAAGCTAAGATTGTTGATCCTGATAGTGGAGAGACCTTACCTCCTGGCCAGCGTGGAGAGCTTTGGATACGCGGGCCAACAATCATGAAAG GCTATGTTGGAGATAAACAAGCAACCTCAGCAACACTCGATTCAGAAGGTTGGCTGAAAACTGGCGATCTCTGCTATTTTGATGCAGATGGGTTTCTATATGTTGTCGATAGGTTAAAAGAACTGATAAAGTACAAGGCGTATCAG GTACCCCCTGCTGAACTTGAACATTTGCTTCAATCAATTCCTGATGTTGCTGATGCAGCAGTTATTCC ATATCCCGATGAAGAAGCAGGGGAGATTCCTATGGCTTATATAGTCAGAAGACCAGGAAGCACTATTAGTGAGTCGCAAATTATAGATGCCATCGCAAAACAG GTGGCACCATACAAAAAGATACGGCGTGTTGCATTCATCAACGCAATACCAAAATCTCCAGCAGGAAAGATTTTGAGAAGAGAACTCGTTAATCATGCCTCTAGTGGTGCTTCTGCAAGATTATGA